The genomic stretch TTACTCGTGGGTATGTCCAGACAATATCTAGAAAACTAAGaagcctatagacttgaaactttgcatgaagcttcactttGATATGAGGACCACTGGTGCATGTCACtgtatgggatttggctgagcgttagcgagtatttttacattgaactcgtgggtaaccatgatgaaaacGAGAACCTGAATAAAATGTAAGAGATACGAGGTTTTACCAAAGAAACTCGTACAGAAACCTCGTACATGCGAGGTTTTAACAAAggacacttttattcatagagtaaaaaattaaaaaaaaagactggagtcaatgttaaaagtcggtgataATATTTGACTTCAGTATAGGTCTACTCCTAAGTTGCAGTATACTCGCTAGCTCACCGGAACCTTtttttgaacactgctataaaacacAACTAgcttaacaaaaatgtgaatgtatagtGTAGAAAGTTAGATATCTTGAGTAAGATATCATCTGTACACTTGGAATTTTGAATGAAAGTTTAGATTTACGTCTAAAATAGTTCTACGATTGTGCATGGAAATAGGCTAAGCGACATAAATGACAATTACTCGTTAGGCTGACAATTTCTCAATTGTCTACCGGCAAGATGTAcagatttcttttttatatgattgtatatctttcggcaggacatctagagaattaaatgtgctatagatttgaaaatttgcatgcaaaCCTTACCGAAGTCTGCGACACATTGTGTGGCGTGTTTAAAGTTCTAATTATTTCTCATGTAAAAGTATCCCGTTGAAGTAAAGTACAGTGTTTCGCattttaatattacgaaatacCTGCTTTGGATTtgtgatgttttaattttaaaacacgttttatggtatttatgaaaaatattgaaaattacccTTCCCCTAACATATTTGAGAAAGGAGTCATACATTTTGAAGATGTATAACGCAAAGTACATTCATAGATTTCCTCCCCTGTCTgtggatattttatattataaaactaattgataactctattaaattaaaaaaaggtaaaaaaatatagctAAATCGAAATAGTCATTTCATGAATTTAATCTGTAAAATACAATAGAATATATCGGAGTAAATTAGTTTAatcaattaagtaaaactaaagcttgtataaattcaataattatatattgtttggtAAAATAACAAGACATAtgagtattttaatttgatagatttttaGTTAAAGTATATAATGACCAAGAAATCTCTAAATCAACTTGTAAGGGAACTCTTACGATTCGGAGGAACTAGCTTGAAATACTAAGGGAGTTGAAGTGAAATATACTTACCTACAGatccatattaatttatttacatgcacTTTACCTAAACAATTAACACCAGATTTCAGATAGCCTTATACAAATATCCAAGCACACCTTTACTATCCATGTTGTTAAGTAAGTTAACATATTAATTTGGAGTACCTAGTTGTTACACTTAAATCCGAGTGGCCATCAAATTCTCATTCGCAAACTGGAGTATCACGGGATGCGAGGAGTGTCgctcaagtggctcaaatcgtacctcagtgatcgaacacaatttgtaggcatttcaggcgtcaTATCGGGAGAAGAGGGTCTGagctatggtgttcctcagggctccatacttagccctttactcttcttgatctacgtAAATGATGCTGGTTCATCGGTACAACAATCTCTGTCTTaactcaaaatcacaagaagaacCTGAAAAGATTACGTTTATTGAGCTCAACAGTGaagttcaacatttcaatgagctcaatctcaaaacaaatcctttgaaatcgaaattcattcaatttagtttgcgacaaacagattcagattatagtcctacagtcatgttagacgaaactgaaatcactgaagtgtactcatgaaattccttggaatacacctagatcgagttTTTACTTaggattgtcatgtagactatgtttgttcaaaattatcctcaggcatttacgTCTTGAGGAAACTatccgaatactgcccaacgcaggtactgatgacggcatattatggactgatctacccacacctttcttacggattggcattgtggggagattgcacaaccgcaaacttttccagaattttcatccttaaaaaactaacagttcgaacaattgcaaaactgcaatggagagagagtcgtgcaggccagctttcaaaaatctaaaattgttgacattaccttgtCTCCGCGTCTTGGAAACGTGTATTTTTTTCCaatccaaatgcgaacacacaagaggtagtgatttacactcttatgcaactagaggcagggatgactaccaaactgggagacacaggacggtagctcacgagcgtttgccttctcaggcaggggtacgaattgtcaacaacttgccgaactctATTAAATGTGTTCCCACGCTGAAGGCATTCATAGCacatctaaaaacaacattgattacacatgcgttctacagtatagacgagtttatggcacacaattggagacctctcaattggttGACTGacggggaagtggtggatcaattcgaatgaTTGAGAGAGAGTGAACACAAAAATTGCATGTATGaaagggacttcgatggtagaacgaatggaaaatttagctcaaaacaacttgacgattgctataacattgtttttatattttatgcaataaataatttattattattattaactcttCCACAAACAATGAATCTATAAATTTTCATCACAATGTTCCAGTTGGAAAATGAGACTACTGATGCCATGTTTGTTAGTCGCCATTGCTGCCAACTGCGCGTCAAGTGCCCGTATACTCGCAGTGTTGCCAACTCCAGCCAAGAGTCATCAGTACGTCAACCAAGCCACCCTCAAGGCCCTGGCTGCCAGAGGACACCAGATCGTCAGCTACTCGCCGTTCTATTTGGACAAACCGGTACCCAACTACACGGAAATACATATTGAAAGCAAAATGGCAGATGGAGGAGGAGGACAAAGTAAGACTTATTGGTTTTTAAGACAGATAATTtactaaagaattttaaaatcccTAAATTtagaacgaaaataaaaaaaaaatcattttggtAAGAAGAATAAATATCATGCAACCCATGTGCTAAAGATAAGCTGGTTTAAACTACAGTAGAAATGTTATATGAATAAGTGATCTGAAAATTGTGCGTTCAGGATAGTGATCAAAAGTACTTTATAATGATTGGTACTTAATTAGGCCTCGGTATATACATAAATCTAGAAAAGTATGTGATCGGGAAACATTTAAAGCTCATACGTATCTTAACCGAAGGTATTAGAATATTTCTCTCCTAATATTTTATGGATTAAAGAACCAATGTTTACGTTTGATTGCCTAGAGAAAGGTTTgttctgtaatgtattttttatcaaaagaaggAAATTTGATTACTTTCGTGTAagatatttaataactatttaaagaAAAACTCTAAAAGCTCCAAATAAACATATGTGTAATAATACGGTTTATCATGGTGATTGTTCTGAACGCCTGTATAGATCACCGCCTTTAGTAATTTCAGACGCCGTGCAGTAGAAATATGTTACAGACCAAATCATTTAACATGAAGCGCAACATGTGAAATGAGATGGTTCCCCCTTCCCCCACCTCTTGCAAATAGCCTATCTACCCCTCTCGTGGCTCGGCCGTGTATAGTCCGTTCCAGAGTCAATCCAACACTGACAATAAGGCTCAAGTCTGAAATTCTTTTGGTTTGGACTGTATCGCGTGCTTTCTTGTAGACTTGAGAGGGAAAGGTGGCTGATGCGCAAGCGCTAATCTTGCTTCGTGCTAAATAGTTCGATCTGTAAAGTAGTCTTTTAACTAAGAAGAAGATGTTATGACTAAAAGggtattgtatgtatataaaatatatcgctagtattaatatttttggatttaagataaaaattaaaattaaaggttttagcCTTTTTCTAATTATATGTAGCTTTATATTTTCTGTCaccttcaaaatttaaatttttaaatttttcttaattgaaaaattaatatttaacgaaCTTCATAGTGTATTGAATTTGAGCcagaataaatgttattttgtgaaCAGagataatcttaaaacaaatttaacatttgtttcagTGTCATTGGAGATTTTCAAGAGCTTTATAGATGCATCTCCTGTAGGAGGTGCAAAGGTTATATGGGGCTTTGCCGACATAATTTTGGGACAGACATTCGAAGATGagaacataaaaaaacttatcgATTCCAATGAAAAATTTGACTTGATAGTCCTGGAAATGCTGTTTTCCCAAGAAGCCGTGGTCGCTTTTGGACACAGATTCAAAGCACCCGTAGTAAATGTTCACACATTCGGATCTTTTGGCCCAGTGAACAGTGTTTCTGGAAATCCCCTCTCACTAGCGTACATACCGGACTATTCTTTTCCATATTCGGACCGAATGTCATTGTACGAGCGGTTTCTCAACGCCTACTCCGTGTTGAGCTCTCTTCATTACTACTACTCCACATACTTACCTCGTCAGGAAGCCATTGCCAGATCTGCGTTCAAGGACCCATCGATGCCGCCCTTAGTGGATATGCTCCTCAATACATCGCTGACCGTCACCAACATCAACCCCTACGCTCACTACAGCCACCCCAACTCTCCCAACGTGGTCCCTGTCGGAGGAATCCACTTGTCATCGGAAAGGAAGCCTTTACCGGAGGTATGCTGTGATACACTCTTAAAGAAAGTAATCTTGAGTAACAGCTTATCTACCAATACCTTTACCTAAAACATGTTTCCTTTTTGCTCCAGGCTATGAAAAAGTTTCTCGACGATGCAAAACAAGGAGTTATCTACTTAAGTCTTGGATCCGTCGTGCCAGAAAATATTCTTCCTCAAGAGTTCTTCGACAATTTTATCAACGCTTTTCGAAGACTTCCTTACAGGGTGTTATGGAAGACCGAAAGAAGTATGACGCAATTGCCTGAGAAAATTTTTACGTCCAAGTGGATACCTCAACAAGATGTACTTGGTGAGAATAATTGTATCTTATAGCCACCAGTATTGCACTCATCATAAAGGAAGGCATACACTATGCCTTATTATATTAACAGTGGATGTGTAGTTATGATTTTagtatatcttatatttaaacgcaatgatttcaaaataagttgctaccacaatttaaattacacataacTCAAAAAACCCTATTTTAATTCACAGTAGTTTTAGATGACAATTAACGATTGTtatgggaaaatattattttgatctaTCTAGATACGGAGAAACGcacaaattattaagttttaataatacataaaagtttaaattagagTTGCTCGAATATGTGTAAACTGTATAGCGCGGCTCACGAAACCATCTATGTCCACATTAAgcccaaacaaatttaaatttggcgaaaaaataaattttataaatatgtcgTTATATTTGGTCGGCTATATTGGTACGCATTTTTGTTCCAATATGGCGGGCGTCTACAACTTTTGAAACAGTCACAGCTCCGTTGGTTATGGGCCCATAGAAAGATTGAAGCGtgttttgaaattcttttaaGATTTCCTCaactttgttttacttttttttacgaAAGAATAATTTGATCACAAAGAACTGgcaaaagaaactttaaaaacaatacaacttAAATATTCTTTTCCCAATACAAGCTATAAAATAGAGATTAAAAATTAGCAATTCTTTGCAGGGATTGGAATTCCATCTAGAAATCTTGTTGTTGCAGCCCATCAGAACATAGTGTTGTTCATCACCCACGGAGGGTTGCTCAGTCAGCATGAAGCTATCAACGCCGGGGTTCCGGTGATCTGCATCCCCTTCCTGGGCGACCAGCCGATGAACGCCAAGTTTTACGAGGCTCGAGAGGTCGGTGTAAGGTTAAACTTTAACGACCTCTCTGAAGAAACTATTTACACGGCCTTGACGACAGTTTTAAACACAACCAAGTAAGTCAACTCCCGTTGTCCTTAGACAGTTGATTATATAATATCGTATATAAACctgtttctttgtttaaagtttgtggacgttggaaggattttgaagaaaaggggttttccgggcatttgccatcgcttagtgatacaagaaatcggtaacactacttttcgagacctgcaatttgatctcttcttcaggtgaataactaacctaacacataggTACAATctaggtgaaaataaacaaatcatgccaaaGCGATATGACACATAAAATTCAAGAGCGTTGTGTTTCAACTCCATGCATCTTATTTCTAAAACACGctcttaatacaaacaaaaaataattatacaaatcaaactaaattataaatcactATAGATGTATGTACTGAATGACCAACCACTGAGAACACAGcggaggccaatagtaaatggcaatcttCCCGCCACAAACAAACGGGAGTGGTCCTTTAAATTATTAGTTCATTCTAGATGAAACCGCACTGTGACACATTGGTTTCTTAGAAATGTCTAAtctatttaatacttaataagtTAATTTTCTTTCGAATTTGGTAACCAAATCGGCCTAATTtcaactgatggttgactgatcgGTTGGTTCGCTAAGTTAATGTATGAAAGAAACCTCAATTAATGACCTTTTCATGAAATGAGATTCCCATTGCACGAATCATGAGATTCCATTTTCATGAATTCATCCCAATTCATGTGACTATTTTGAAAtcaacaataatgtaaaattttttacttttgtgttaGCTCCTGTCTCGtgtttgatttttgttatttcatcCTAAGGCTTAATAATTGTCTTTTTATCTCGTTTATATATTCCTTGTTACAAccaattgtaaatagtttatagGAGCGTTAAATGTTTTGTGATCGTCAATCAGGAGTTTTGTATTCATCTTACAAGGTCTCTCTCACATGGTTTTAATGACGGGTAAATATTATCTTCTTTAGTGACATAATGGCTAATTACTAGGCTATAATTGCAGATCAAATATATTTCGTCGCCGaatattttggatctcttcagacgaaatgactccagattccataaGTCAAGTTTGTGAgtgcgtcagattccagacgctgcactaagcggaaggtgaattgAAGCTAaacctcaacattcacatcgaatcaacacttcccaccatagctacgttatgtgaattAGGATGATGGgatttcagtttgtttttttttttttttttgtttgctttCTTGGTGAGAGTGCGATAAATATTCTAACTAAGAAATTCgttagtagaatatttttaactctGACCGAAGGTCATATACAGCTGGATCCGACCAGATTTAAATAGGCAACAgaccaaaagaaaaaaaattaaaggatagCGTTTCAAAACTTTCGTTTTATGGTTCATCATGAATCAAATACATTACAACATGCCTGTAATTATTCAGTTGTACTGGCCTTTACAATGTACATGCATTGGTACATGATACATGTTGATACATGATGCATGATAAATTGAGAGAGTTGAAATCGGCCTGTCACATTTTTGTCACGTTATACGTAATCAagtaaaacatttgattaaaCTAAGTTAAACCActtggttttattgttttagtttatagtgatgcattctatttaaaattttagttagtaATTAAAGGTTACCGTAATTCATGACAATTTCATACAGACTAATTGTTATCTCGTTAGCAGACCTACTTACTACTAACAATAAGACTTTAGGTTCCCACTACTTCGA from Homalodisca vitripennis isolate AUS2020 chromosome 2, UT_GWSS_2.1, whole genome shotgun sequence encodes the following:
- the LOC124353662 gene encoding UDP-glycosyltransferase UGT5-like encodes the protein MRLLMPCLLVAIAANCASSARILAVLPTPAKSHQYVNQATLKALAARGHQIVSYSPFYLDKPVPNYTEIHIESKMADGGGGQMSLEIFKSFIDASPVGGAKVIWGFADIILGQTFEDENIKKLIDSNEKFDLIVLEMLFSQEAVVAFGHRFKAPVVNVHTFGSFGPVNSVSGNPLSLAYIPDYSFPYSDRMSLYERFLNAYSVLSSLHYYYSTYLPRQEAIARSAFKDPSMPPLVDMLLNTSLTVTNINPYAHYSHPNSPNVVPVGGIHLSSERKPLPEAMKKFLDDAKQGVIYLSLGSVVPENILPQEFFDNFINAFRRLPYRVLWKTERSMTQLPEKIFTSKWIPQQDVLAHQNIVLFITHGGLLSQHEAINAGVPVICIPFLGDQPMNAKFYEAREVGVRLNFNDLSEETIYTALTTVLNTTKYKDNMARLSRIYRDQPTSPADRLVFWVEYVLRHGGAHHLRPASALLPWYQLYLIDILALLLATASVSILFTYFIIRKIYRLIFVRQMFDAFSSSKKKN